The genome window GCCGAGTTCTTCCGGCGGCAAATGGCGATAGACGGGAAAGGCGATAAGATTGGAGCCGCCAGCCAGGCGCCGTTCGGCGTTCAAATCGTTCCATTGCCGTTCCCAATCCTGCCCTACGCACCATAAGACGAAGCCCGACGCCAGCGCCGCGTCGATTTCTCGCCGTTCCAACGTCCGCAGAAAGCGATAGGAATTCGGTTCGATTATCATGAGTCCTTGCGAATTGTTCGCTTGGGCCAGCAACCGTTTTGAAAACAATTCCAGCCAGGCGCCATCGCCGATTCCCTTGGCTATCGCCAAATGGCATTCTTCCGTCCAGTATTGTTCGATTTTCTGGACAATTTCCTCGGCTTCAAGACTGACAGCGGCATCGTCATGACTATTCAGCGCTTGTTCTTTGATGGCGTTCCAAAGTGAAGGCAAGCCTTCCTTAACAATGGCCATGCGTTGGGAAAATGGATTGTCGTTCATATCGTTATAAGTTTGAGGAATATCTTTTTCTCTATCATTCGATCGTTCTTTTTCGATTATAATAACAAAAACGGCAGTGCAAATCAGCGAAGGAGGCGAACATGGCTCCGCAAATTCTATCCAACATCAAAGGAAGCGAAATTCCCGCATCGTGGCGGGAGAAAATCGACGCCGATCCCGAACAATTTTATACTATCGTCATTCGATCCCAGGACGACGATCTCTATGACGATGAAGATTATCCCGAAGGAGAATTGACGGAGGAAATCATCGAGGCGATTCGGCGCGGGGAAGAAGATATCAAGGCGGGAAGATATATCGAATGCAAAACCAAGGAAGATTTGGACCGTCTTTTCGAAAAAATAGAAAATGATGAGATATAAAAGCCAATTCACACAAGAATGCTTAAGAGACATAAAAAAGTTGAAAAAGTCTTCCGATCTGTTAAAGCGCTTGAAAAACAAAATCAATGAAATCCTCTGCGATCCCTATCGTTTTAAGCCTTTGCGATATTCATTGAAGAATAAACGCCGAATTCACATCGGCTCATTTGTCCTGATTTTCAAAATCGACGAAGAAGAAAAGATAATAGAATTTATTTCCTTCCGACATCACGATGATGTTTATAACGAAGCCGATTAGCGACGAAGAATTCATCAAAGTAAGCAAAGGAGGCGATCATGGGGCCGCAAATCCTATCTAATATTAAGGGAAGCGAAATCCCCGCTTCGTGGCGGGAGAAAATCACCACCGATCCAGACCAATTCTATACCATCGTTATTCGATCTCAGGACAACGCCAACGATGACGATGAAGATTATCCTGAAGGAAAATTGACCGAGGAAATCATCGAGGCGATCGAACGGAGTTCCGCCGAATATAAAGAAGGAAAGGGGACACTGTGTCGAAACGAAGAAGAACTTGAGGCTTTTTTCAAGGGAATTATTGAAGATGATTAATTTCAATATATTTTTTACGCCTTGTTTTAAAAGAGACCTTAAAAAGTTCAAAAAACATTTCGAATTGATGGAACGACTAAAAAGTAAAATATCGGAAATAAGTAAAAATCCATATCATTATAAACCTTTGCGATACCCATTAAATAATCGAAGAAGAACGCATCTTGGCTCTTTCGTCTTGATTTTCGAAATCGATGACGAAGAAAAGGCTATAGTATTTCATTCCTTCCGTCACCACGATGACGTTTATGGCGATGACGATTAATTCCCCCCTTCCCCTCCCCTGCTTTACAGAAAAAAACCGATAGTATATCGTCATTTCTCGCAAGAGGATTTAATCCCTCCCGATGGAGTCATCTATGAAAATCGTTAAGATGGAAACGCTGCACGTCAAGCCGCGTTGGCTGATTTTGAAAATTCAGACAGATGCGGGCATTGTAGGATTGGGCGAACCGACGCTTGAAGGCCGTTCTCAAACCGTGGAAACGGCGGTGCATGAGATCGGGCGCTACCTGATCGGCCAGGATCCTCGCCAAATCGAGAAGCATTGGCAGACGATCTATCGCGGGACTTTTTATCGGGGCGGTCCCGTGCTTTCCAGCGCCCTGTCGGGCGTGGAACAAGCGCTATGGGATATTTTGGGCAAGCA of Candidatus Omnitrophota bacterium contains these proteins:
- a CDS encoding type II toxin-antitoxin system RelE/ParE family toxin; this translates as MRYKSQFTQECLRDIKKLKKSSDLLKRLKNKINEILCDPYRFKPLRYSLKNKRRIHIGSFVLIFKIDEEEKIIEFISFRHHDDVYNEAD
- a CDS encoding type II toxin-antitoxin system RelE/ParE family toxin, coding for MERLKSKISEISKNPYHYKPLRYPLNNRRRTHLGSFVLIFEIDDEEKAIVFHSFRHHDDVYGDDD